The DNA region ATAATTTCCTCAATTAAGTTCATATTAGCACCTCCAAAAGCTGGGTCGTCTAAAGGTCTCTTTTGCGACCGGGAAGTCTGCTCTATAGTGCACACCTCTACTTTCCTCTCTCCATAAGGCACTCTTTAGAATGCCTTCTGCGAGACATTTAATTCTCTCATCTGCTTCAATGTTTTTAAGCTTTTTAATACCCTCCTTGAGCTTTTCTCCACTTCTCACAATCCCTGCATGTTCCCAAAGCACTTCTCTAATCTGCTCTACATCCCCGGCTTCTTGGCGAGTATTTGCTGGTTTTATATTTTCTCTAAGTTTTGGCCTCTCTCTAAAAATAGTCCTTGAAACTTCAAGTCCGCTTACAATGCATTCCAAGAGTGAATTACTTGCCAATCTATTTGCCCCATGGAATCCATTATTAGCGGCTTCTCCAATAGCATACAAGCTCTTTATGTTGGTTCTATAATAAACGTCAACATTTAAACCGCCAATTGAATAGTGAGCTATTGGAGATACTGGTATCAGAGTTTTCTCAGGATTTATACCCTCTTGTTTGAGAAATGCGTATATTTGGGGAAACCTTAATTTAAAGTCTTCTACGTGAGTGGCATCCAAATAAACTTCTTTTCCCTCCTGTATCTGCATATAAATAGCCCTTGCAACGACGTCTCTTGGCTCAAGTTCATTGACAAACCTCTCCCCATTTGAATTAATCAGCTTAGCTCCAGCCCCCCTCACTGCTTCGCTTATGAGCTTTACCCCATTCTTTCCAATGAATCCAGTAGGGTGAAATTGAACAAATTCCAAGTCTCTTGCTAAGGCTCCCCTCATAACAGCATCTCCAAGTAGGGTGCCGAGATTGAGTGGGGACCCAGCTGTGTACTTGAATAAAGCAGTATAGCCTCCAATTGCTAAAACCGTGGCATCGAATCTTAAGAGTTCACCATCAAGAAATACACCATAGCATTTGTCATTTTCAATAGCTAATGATTCTGCAAGTCCTTTGATGAAGTGGACATTCAACTCTTTTGCCCATGTGTAAAGGATCTTTGTTACATGTTTCCCGGTTTCATTTTTGATCGTGAAAACCCTGGGAAAACTATGTCCTCCCTCAACTTCATTTTCTT from Thermococcus sp. MV5 includes:
- a CDS encoding L-aspartate oxidase, with amino-acid sequence MVRIGIVGNGIAGLTAAIALAKKGTEVYIVGDTIKKTNSYLAQAGIAFPILSGDSIKNHVLDTIKAGRHLNNEEVVWSVISRSSEAYDFLLSLGVEFEENEVEGGHSFPRVFTIKNETGKHVTKILYTWAKELNVHFIKGLAESLAIENDKCYGVFLDGELLRFDATVLAIGGYTALFKYTAGSPLNLGTLLGDAVMRGALARDLEFVQFHPTGFIGKNGVKLISEAVRGAGAKLINSNGERFVNELEPRDVVARAIYMQIQEGKEVYLDATHVEDFKLRFPQIYAFLKQEGINPEKTLIPVSPIAHYSIGGLNVDVYYRTNIKSLYAIGEAANNGFHGANRLASNSLLECIVSGLEVSRTIFRERPKLRENIKPANTRQEAGDVEQIREVLWEHAGIVRSGEKLKEGIKKLKNIEADERIKCLAEGILKSALWREESRGVHYRADFPVAKETFRRPSFWRC